The following are encoded together in the Takifugu flavidus isolate HTHZ2018 chromosome 22, ASM371156v2, whole genome shotgun sequence genome:
- the tmem168a gene encoding transmembrane protein 168-A, which yields MSSSALGSAPLGSVMAREEEEEPLTAGPSKQVDVFTSVRCLGYLSSLTLLVAVCVGMYVRWEVTDEQMILVIFILGLFVLGIASILHYYFAMEKASLSLFHLWFGFLLGLLCFLNSPALDSNIKELVANHLLLGSVVMKAVWALTERICRAVHYKPTLLTSAELLELLGFGVASTAMLFHKSVAIIGLVVALGALIVDLRMKSLLALLNLAAFALVTSLVFFHALNIAANPYALGCYLGRLLCEPVLDVYFSGLGTSERWLPVLSMGKVWRKLSLLPLSLMELAFFVLAAFKLGQLEQWYLVIPGFCLFGLFWSICHVILLITMWGFHTKLSECQRAWRAQRSVSRSLNQVMASRGIRHFCLISERLVLFSMLSTVILGAVSWQPSNGLFLSALLLVLPLESMAYGLFHELGGCLGGTCAGYALVIPTAYCSADGQPSLLPPEQVQQLNLRSTGMLNSVQRLFSHHMIHTFGCDYSTGGVTLDALQAKLRNFLEICTADGPRHDTYLVFYSGHTYNGTGAWALAGGERFHLAHLLELWKEKNAGHCSRLIVVLDTENSLPWVKEVRRMEGIYVAVQGAELTAVRVDPEAGEVPALGDFTSKWVEFNCSPSGDTQWPEQGGTVAAVYGVSKRWSDYTLHLPTGSDVAKHWKTHFPKATYPMVHLSNWCCGLNLFWLCGLFLRCFRRYKLAWFPPAVLDTGQGIKLVHS from the exons ATGAGCTCATCTGCACTTGGATCAGCACCTCTTGGATCGGTCATGGCgcgggaagaggaagaagagccgCTCACCGCCGGCCCGTCCAAGCAGGTGGACGTGTTCACGTCGGTGCGTTGCCTGGGTTACCTGTCCAGCCTCACCCTCCTCGTGGCCGTGTGCGTTGGGATGTACGTGCGGTGGGAGGTGACGGACGAGCAGATGATCCTGGTCATCTTCATCTTGGGTCTCTTCGTGCTGGGCATCGCCAGCATCCTCCATTATTACTTTGCCATGGAGAAAGCCAGCCTCAGCCTCTTCCATTTGTGGTTCGGCTTCCTGCTCGGCCTTCTGTGCTTCCTCAACAGCCCCGCCTTGGATTCCAATATCAAGGAGCTGGTCGCCAACCATCTCCTCCTCGGCAGCGTGGTGATGAAAGCGGTGTGGGCTCTGACCGAGCGGATATGCCGGGCCGTTCATTACAAGCCCACCTTGCTGACATCGGCCGAGCTCCTCGAGCTGCTGGGATTCGGCGTCGCCAGCACTGCGATGCTTTTCCATAAATCTGTTGCCATCATCGGCCTGGTGGTGGCGCTGGGGGCCCTCATCGTGGACCTGAGAATGAAATCCCTCCTGGCGTTGCTGAACTTGGCCGCGTTTGCCTTAGTGACCTCCCTCGTGTTTTTCCACGCCTTGAACATCGCCGCCAACCCGTACGCCTTGGGCTGCTACCTGGGCAGGCTGCTGTGCGAGCCCGTCCTGGACGTGTACTTCAGCGGGCTGGGGACCAGCGAGCGCTGGCTCCCGGTGCTCTCCATGGGGAAGGTGTGGAGGAAGCTGTCCCTGCTGCCGCTGAGTCTGATGGAGCTCGCCTTCTTTGTCCTGGCCGCCTTCAAG CTGGGACAGTTGGAGCAGTGGTACCTGGTGATTCCGGGCTTTTGCCTGTTTGGCCTCTTCTGGTCCATCTGCCACGTCATTCTGCTCATCACCATGTGGGGCTTCCACACCAAGCTGAGCGAGTGCCAGCGAGCGTGGCGGGCCCAGCGCTCCGTCAGCCGCAGCCTCAACCAAGTCATGGCCTCCAGGGGCATCCGGCACTTCTGCCTCATCTCCGAACGCCTGGTGCTCTTCAGCATGCTGTCCACAGTCATCCTGGGAGCCGTGTCCTGGCAG CCCTCCAATGGCCTCTTCCTCAGCGCGCTCCTGCTCGTGCTCCCCCTGGAGTCCATGGCCTACGGCTTGTTCCACGAGCTGGGCGGCTGCCTGGGGGGAACCTGCGCCGGCTACGCCCTGGTGATACCGACTGCGTACTGCAG CGCCGACGGCCAGCCGTCCCTCCTGCCGCCCGAGCAGGTGCAGCAGCTCAACCTGCGCTCCACGGGCATGCTGAACAGCGTGCAGCGCCTCTTCTCCCACCACATGATCCACACCTTCGGCTGCGACTACTCCACGGGCGGCGTCACGCTGGACGCCCTGCAGGCCAAGCTGCGCAACTTCCTGGAGATTTGCACCGCCGACGGGCCGCGCCACGACACCTACCTGGTTTTCTACAGCGGCCACACCTACAACGGCACCGGCGCCTGGGCTTTGGCTG gaggagagaggtttCACCTGGCACACCTGTTGGAGCTGTGGAAGGAGAAGAACGCCGGCCACTGCTCGCGCCTCATCGTGGTCCTGGACACCGAGAACTCCCTCCCCTGGGTGAAGGAGGTGCGGAGGATGGAAGGCATCTACGTGGCCGTGCAAGGCGCCGAGCTGACCGCCGTCAGGGTGGACCCTGAAGCCGGGGAGGTCCCCGCCCTCGGGGACTTCACCTCCAAGTGGGTGGAGTTCAACTGCAGCCCCAGTGGCGACACCCAGTGGCCGGAGCAGGGCGGGACGGTGGCGGCCGTCTACGGCGTGTCCAAGCGCTGGAGCGACTACACGCTCCACCTGCCCACGGGGAGCGACGTCGCCAAGCACTGGAAGACCCACTTCCCCAAGGCCACGTATCCCATGGTGCACCTGTCCAACTGGTGCTGCGGCCTGAACCTTTTCTGGCTCTGCGGCCTCTTCCTGCGCTGCTTCCGCAGGTACAAACTCGCCTGGTTCCCGCCGGCCGTCCTGGACACGGGCCAGGGCATCAAACTGGTGCATTCTTAG